The Leptospira sp. WS39.C2 genome contains a region encoding:
- a CDS encoding septum formation initiator family protein, with protein sequence MTATKASLLLTYVCACLYLGLLSEAGIAERMRLEKELTNLNAEVERLVVENQGLEEKERRLKNDAYALEQEARKYYLLSETAHVLKFEEFPEKNITKTKDLPTSIRAAGFGGEWKEPPLFLLRFFFISFSVFLILGVYYKLKRLPHTSNQKRLN encoded by the coding sequence ATGACAGCAACCAAAGCCTCTCTTCTCTTAACTTATGTTTGTGCTTGCCTTTACCTCGGGCTTTTGTCTGAGGCGGGGATTGCGGAACGTATGCGTTTGGAAAAGGAACTCACGAATCTAAATGCGGAAGTGGAGAGGCTTGTTGTCGAAAACCAAGGGTTAGAAGAAAAGGAAAGGCGATTAAAAAATGATGCTTATGCCTTGGAACAGGAAGCACGTAAATACTATCTACTATCAGAAACAGCCCACGTCCTAAAGTTTGAAGAATTTCCAGAAAAAAACATTACGAAAACTAAGGACCTACCTACTTCCATCCGAGCCGCTGGTTTTGGTGGGGAATGGAAAGAGCCACCTCTCTTTTTATTACGTTTCTTTTTTATTTCTTTCAGTGTTTTCCTGATTCTAGGTGTGTACTACAAGCTGAAACGCTTGCCTCATACGTCTAACCAGAAAAGACTGAACTAA
- the eno gene encoding phosphopyruvate hydratase yields MSQKDSIRSVKAREIMDSRGNPTVEVDVTLEDGSFGRAAVPSGASTGEHEAVELRDGDKKRYSGKGVLKAVDNVNTKISKSILGLSATNQLLIDGTMISLDGTANKSKLGANALLGVSMAVAKAAATHSGLPLYRYIGGTFARELPVPMMNIINGGAHADNNIDFQEFMILPVSAPNFREALRMGAEVFHSLKTVLKGKGLNTAVGDEGGFAPNLTSNSEAIEVILTAIEKAGYKPDLDIKIGLDCAASEFYDEKKKKYVLKAEKKPEKTAEELVEYYSNLVSKYPIITMEDGLDENDWTGWKKLSEKLGKKIQLVGDDLFVTNITKLSKGIEKGIGNSILIKVNQIGTLTETLSAIEMAKKAQYTAVVSHRSGETEDATISHIAVATNSGQIKTGSLSRTDRIAKYNELLRIEEELGKNATYSGVGTFYNLR; encoded by the coding sequence TGGAAGACGGTTCCTTTGGTCGTGCGGCGGTACCCTCTGGGGCATCCACTGGGGAACACGAAGCAGTGGAACTCCGTGACGGTGATAAAAAAAGATACTCCGGAAAAGGAGTGTTAAAAGCAGTCGATAACGTTAATACTAAAATTTCTAAATCCATCCTTGGCCTTTCGGCAACGAACCAACTTTTAATCGACGGAACTATGATTTCCCTAGATGGAACTGCCAATAAATCAAAGTTAGGTGCCAATGCACTGCTTGGAGTTTCCATGGCAGTCGCAAAAGCGGCGGCGACACATTCTGGTCTTCCCCTTTACCGTTATATCGGTGGAACGTTTGCACGTGAACTTCCAGTACCTATGATGAATATCATCAACGGGGGAGCTCATGCGGATAACAATATTGATTTCCAAGAATTTATGATCCTACCTGTTTCTGCTCCGAACTTTCGTGAAGCACTTCGGATGGGTGCTGAAGTTTTTCATAGCTTAAAAACAGTGTTAAAGGGCAAAGGTCTCAATACTGCTGTTGGTGATGAAGGTGGATTTGCGCCAAACCTTACCAGTAACAGCGAAGCGATTGAAGTGATCTTAACTGCGATTGAAAAAGCAGGGTACAAACCAGACCTTGACATCAAAATTGGTCTCGATTGTGCTGCTTCTGAGTTTTATGATGAGAAAAAGAAGAAGTATGTTCTGAAAGCCGAGAAAAAACCAGAAAAGACTGCCGAAGAACTCGTAGAATACTACTCAAATTTAGTCTCCAAGTATCCGATCATAACCATGGAAGACGGATTGGATGAAAACGATTGGACAGGCTGGAAAAAACTTTCTGAAAAACTGGGGAAAAAGATCCAACTTGTGGGGGACGATTTGTTCGTAACCAATATCACAAAACTCTCTAAAGGGATCGAAAAAGGGATCGGTAACTCCATTCTCATCAAGGTAAACCAAATTGGAACCCTGACAGAAACCCTTAGTGCCATTGAAATGGCAAAAAAAGCGCAGTATACAGCCGTTGTTTCCCATAGATCTGGAGAAACAGAAGATGCGACCATTTCCCATATTGCGGTGGCAACAAACTCCGGACAGATCAAAACTGGGTCACTCAGTAGAACAGACAGAATCGCAAAATACAATGAACTCCTTCGGATTGAAGAAGAACTCGGAAAAAATGCAACTTATAGTGGAGTGGGTACGTTTTACAACCTAAGATAA
- a CDS encoding ClpP family protease: protein MPEEETPEKEITETIQDLISDKNMGKKFLEKRKIFLWGPVTDESSKELTAKLMYLEMVDPGKPITFYINSPGGVVTSGLVVYDTMQMISSPVHTVCMGMAASMGSILLIGGKKGNRYIWPNGRVMIHQPSIGGQIQAPATDLLIHAQDIVKTKEKLNQMLADACGKTYEQLVEDTDRDYYMDAEQALAYGIVDKIVNKIDVV from the coding sequence ATGCCAGAAGAAGAAACACCAGAAAAAGAAATCACCGAAACCATCCAAGACCTCATTAGCGACAAAAACATGGGAAAGAAGTTCCTGGAAAAACGGAAAATCTTTCTCTGGGGTCCTGTCACTGACGAATCCTCCAAAGAACTGACTGCAAAGCTTATGTATTTGGAAATGGTCGATCCTGGAAAACCTATCACGTTTTATATCAACAGTCCCGGTGGAGTTGTCACCTCTGGTCTAGTTGTTTATGACACGATGCAAATGATCTCATCCCCTGTTCATACAGTATGTATGGGAATGGCAGCTTCTATGGGTTCCATTCTCCTCATTGGTGGGAAAAAAGGAAATCGTTACATTTGGCCAAATGGTCGAGTGATGATCCACCAACCATCGATTGGAGGACAAATCCAAGCTCCGGCAACGGATTTACTCATCCATGCACAAGACATTGTCAAGACCAAAGAAAAACTCAATCAGATGTTAGCTGATGCTTGTGGCAAAACCTACGAACAGTTAGTGGAAGACACTGATCGCGATTATTATATGGATGCAGAACAAGCACTTGCTTATGGCATCGTTGATAAAATCGTAAACAAAATTGACGTCGTCTAA